The Streptomyces luteogriseus genome includes a window with the following:
- a CDS encoding sensor histidine kinase has protein sequence MRTPRRTPTAGADAPPSPVRGRRAHAGPPADEGPGAPSDAAPEEAPPRPERWHIRPRTVRAKIVCLLMVPVVSLLALWGYATVTTAQDISRLRQVQRVDVMVRAPVSAAVAALQAERAAAVRHATDPSAVRTGELDELARRTDRAVAKLRLGNGTTVADSGELPSGVAQRLKAFVSGAGQLRPLRTAVQGGRTGWAETYDRYTGTISAAFEVEGALTGIRDADLGSDARVLLEFARAGEALAQEDAVLASARLDGALTGERLRLFTGAVDLRRTLTDSAVADLSGTERSAWNTLAAGSAYTGLGDVEDGVLARGPGAKAVEAAPDSTWNTPYARVQNGMRTIEDDAARAVAERADPFTRGLLTPAGAAVLLGLAAVAASLVISVRIGRGLVVELISLRNSALEIARRKLPDAMRKLRAGEEIDIRAEAPPGVPAEDETGQVAEALTTVHRAALRAAVERAELASGISGVFVNLARRSQILVHRQLALLDSMERRSDDPNELSDLFRLDHLTTRMRRHAESLIILSGAAPGRAWRMPVSLTNVVRAAVSEVEDYARVEVRQLPEAAVVGAAVADLTHLLAEIIENAAQFSPPHTRVRVTGEPVGNGYAVEVEDRGLGMGKETLAEANRRIAQSEALDLFDSDRLGLFVVSRLAARHDVKVHLRTSPYGGTTAVVLLPTALLHTGAAARSPEAAEPVRSPEERAYARVPDDSHFQDAVPAQADRRALVVPVPSAAAETEPSRHSETSRLADSPRHLEAPSQTPPPGVATLRLHRPPQQPEDSDDLPRRVRQASLAPQLREKRPEEQPTAPAPGDDERTPELVRDRMAAYRDGWARGGGRGPGRDTTPGPATGSDSSEGDPA, from the coding sequence ATGCGAACACCCCGTAGGACCCCCACAGCCGGCGCCGACGCGCCGCCCTCACCCGTACGCGGTCGCCGCGCGCACGCCGGTCCACCGGCCGACGAGGGCCCCGGCGCGCCCTCGGACGCCGCGCCGGAAGAGGCACCTCCGCGCCCGGAGCGGTGGCACATACGCCCCCGCACCGTGCGCGCCAAGATCGTCTGCCTGCTGATGGTGCCGGTCGTCTCCCTCCTGGCCCTGTGGGGCTACGCCACGGTCACCACCGCCCAGGACATCTCCCGGCTGCGCCAGGTCCAGCGCGTCGACGTCATGGTCCGCGCCCCCGTCTCCGCCGCCGTCGCCGCCCTCCAGGCCGAACGCGCGGCCGCGGTACGCCACGCCACCGACCCGTCCGCCGTCCGCACCGGCGAACTGGACGAACTCGCCCGGCGCACCGACCGGGCCGTCGCGAAACTACGCCTCGGCAACGGCACCACCGTCGCCGACAGCGGAGAACTGCCCTCCGGAGTCGCCCAGCGGCTGAAGGCGTTCGTCTCCGGCGCGGGGCAACTGCGGCCGCTGCGCACCGCGGTGCAGGGCGGGCGCACGGGCTGGGCCGAGACGTACGACCGCTACACCGGGACCATTTCGGCCGCGTTCGAGGTCGAAGGGGCACTCACCGGCATCCGGGACGCCGACCTCGGCTCCGACGCGCGCGTGCTGCTCGAATTCGCCCGCGCGGGCGAGGCGCTGGCCCAGGAGGACGCGGTGCTGGCGAGTGCCCGCCTGGACGGCGCCCTGACGGGGGAGCGGCTCCGGCTCTTCACCGGCGCCGTCGATCTGCGCCGCACGCTCACCGATTCGGCCGTCGCGGACCTGAGCGGCACCGAACGCTCCGCATGGAACACTCTCGCCGCGGGCAGCGCCTACACCGGCCTCGGCGACGTCGAGGACGGCGTACTGGCCCGCGGGCCGGGCGCGAAGGCGGTCGAAGCGGCACCCGACAGCACCTGGAACACGCCGTACGCGCGCGTGCAGAACGGCATGCGCACCATCGAGGACGACGCGGCACGCGCAGTCGCGGAGCGGGCCGACCCGTTCACCCGGGGACTGCTCACCCCGGCCGGCGCCGCCGTCCTGCTCGGCCTCGCCGCCGTCGCCGCCTCGCTCGTCATCTCCGTCCGCATCGGACGCGGCCTCGTGGTGGAGTTGATCAGCCTGCGCAACAGCGCCCTGGAGATCGCCCGCCGCAAACTCCCCGACGCCATGCGGAAACTGCGCGCGGGCGAAGAGATCGACATCCGCGCCGAGGCCCCACCGGGAGTGCCCGCAGAGGACGAGACCGGGCAGGTCGCCGAGGCGCTCACCACCGTGCACCGCGCCGCGCTGCGGGCCGCCGTCGAACGCGCCGAACTCGCCAGCGGCATCTCCGGCGTCTTCGTCAACCTCGCCCGCCGCAGCCAGATCCTCGTCCACCGCCAGCTGGCCCTCCTGGACAGCATGGAACGCCGCTCCGACGACCCGAACGAGCTGAGCGACCTCTTCCGCCTCGACCACCTCACCACCCGTATGCGGCGCCACGCCGAGAGCCTGATCATCCTCTCCGGGGCGGCCCCCGGCCGGGCCTGGCGCATGCCGGTCTCCCTGACGAACGTGGTCCGCGCGGCCGTCTCCGAAGTGGAGGACTACGCGCGCGTGGAGGTACGGCAACTCCCCGAGGCAGCCGTCGTCGGCGCGGCCGTCGCCGACCTCACGCATCTGCTGGCCGAGATCATCGAGAACGCCGCCCAGTTCTCCCCGCCCCACACGCGCGTGCGCGTCACCGGCGAACCCGTCGGCAACGGCTACGCCGTCGAGGTCGAAGACCGCGGTCTCGGCATGGGCAAGGAGACCCTCGCCGAGGCCAACCGCCGCATCGCCCAGTCCGAGGCGCTCGACCTGTTCGACAGCGACCGGCTCGGCCTCTTCGTGGTCAGCAGGCTCGCCGCCCGGCACGACGTCAAGGTCCACCTGCGGACGTCCCCGTACGGCGGCACCACCGCGGTCGTGCTGCTGCCCACCGCCCTGCTCCACACCGGGGCGGCCGCACGATCCCCGGAGGCGGCGGAACCCGTGCGGTCTCCGGAGGAACGCGCCTACGCGCGCGTGCCCGACGACAGCCACTTCCAGGACGCGGTCCCGGCCCAGGCCGACCGGCGCGCCCTTGTGGTGCCCGTGCCGTCGGCCGCCGCGGAGACCGAGCCCTCGCGCCACTCGGAGACCTCGCGCCTCGCGGACAGTCCGCGTCACCTGGAGGCCCCGAGCCAGACCCCACCCCCAGGAGTCGCCACCTTGCGACTGCACCGCCCACCGCAGCAGCCCGAAGACTCCGACGACCTCCCGCGACGCGTGCGGCAGGCCAGCCTCGCTCCCCAGCTGCGCGAGAAACGCCCCGAGGAGCAGCCGACGGCACCCGCCCCCGGGGACGACGAGCGCACCCCCGAACTCGTCCGGGACCGCATGGCCGCCTACCGCGACGGCTGGGCGCGCGGCGGCGGCAGGGGACCAGGCCGCGACACCACCCCCGGCCCCGCGACCGGCAGCGACAGCAGCGAAGGAGACCCCGCATGA
- a CDS encoding roadblock/LC7 domain-containing protein has translation MIQDPSTQSGRRSGELDWLLDDLVLRVNDIRHAVVLSNDGLAVGASTGLRREDAEHLAAVASGFNSLAKGAGRHFGAGGVRQTMVEMDEGFLFVAAAGDGSCLALLTAVTADIGLVAYEMARLVKRVGEHLGTAPRVAAQPPAAG, from the coding sequence ATGATCCAGGACCCAAGCACCCAGTCCGGCCGGCGCTCCGGCGAACTCGACTGGCTGCTGGACGATCTGGTGCTCCGCGTGAACGACATCCGGCACGCCGTGGTGCTGTCCAACGACGGCCTCGCCGTGGGGGCATCGACCGGACTGCGCCGCGAGGACGCCGAGCACCTCGCCGCGGTCGCCTCGGGCTTCAACAGCCTCGCCAAGGGTGCGGGCCGGCACTTCGGCGCCGGCGGGGTCCGCCAGACCATGGTGGAGATGGACGAGGGCTTCCTTTTCGTGGCCGCCGCGGGCGACGGTTCCTGCCTCGCCCTCCTCACCGCCGTCACCGCCGACATCGGCCTCGTGGCCTACGAGATGGCGCGCCTGGTCAAACGTGTCGGCGAGCATCTCGGCACGGCACCCCGGGTGGCCGCGCAGCCACCCGCCGCCGGATGA
- a CDS encoding DUF742 domain-containing protein: protein MTEDMTDIPYEQGSQWYDSEAGPLVRPYAMTGGRTRPGPTGVRFDLIALVTLDPGAPDVDDAPLGPEHRNLLDLCRPETQSVAELAAGADLPVGVVRVLLGDLLELGCVTVSRPVPPAQLPDERILREVIEGLRAL, encoded by the coding sequence ATGACCGAGGACATGACGGACATCCCGTACGAGCAGGGCAGCCAATGGTACGACAGCGAGGCCGGCCCGCTCGTCCGCCCCTATGCCATGACGGGCGGACGCACCCGGCCCGGCCCCACCGGCGTACGGTTCGACCTGATCGCCCTGGTCACGCTGGACCCCGGCGCCCCCGACGTGGACGACGCCCCGCTCGGTCCGGAGCACCGCAACCTCCTCGACCTGTGCCGCCCGGAGACCCAGTCGGTCGCCGAACTCGCCGCCGGTGCGGACCTGCCCGTCGGTGTGGTCAGGGTCCTCCTCGGCGACCTGCTGGAACTCGGCTGCGTCACCGTCAGCCGACCCGTACCACCGGCGCAACTGCCTGACGAACGCATCCTGCGCGAGGTGATCGAGGGCCTGAGAGCGCTGTAG
- a CDS encoding GTP-binding protein, whose protein sequence is MVSEHSDAPDGDTAALALKILVAGGFGVGKTTLVGAVSEIRPLRTEELLSEAGQSVDDTDGVDHKTTTTVAMDFGRITIRSGLSLYLFGTPGQDRFWFLWDELSQGALGAVVLADTRRLEDCFPAVDYFEHRRIPFVVAVNCFAGARRHGASDVSRALDLDRGTPVVLCDARDRDSGKEVLIRLVEYAGRMHTARLLDSVG, encoded by the coding sequence ATGGTCTCCGAGCACTCCGACGCCCCGGACGGCGACACCGCCGCACTGGCGCTGAAGATCCTGGTCGCCGGCGGATTCGGCGTGGGCAAGACCACCCTGGTGGGCGCCGTCAGCGAGATCCGGCCGCTGCGCACCGAGGAGCTCCTCAGTGAAGCAGGCCAGTCGGTGGACGACACCGACGGTGTGGACCACAAGACCACCACGACGGTCGCCATGGACTTCGGACGCATCACCATCCGCTCCGGTCTCTCCCTGTACCTGTTCGGGACGCCGGGCCAGGACCGGTTCTGGTTCCTGTGGGACGAGTTGTCCCAGGGGGCTCTCGGCGCGGTCGTCCTCGCGGACACCCGCCGCCTGGAGGACTGCTTCCCCGCGGTCGACTACTTCGAGCACCGGCGCATCCCGTTCGTCGTTGCCGTCAACTGCTTCGCGGGAGCCCGGCGGCACGGCGCGTCGGACGTCTCGCGCGCCCTCGACCTCGACAGGGGCACGCCCGTCGTGCTGTGCGACGCCCGCGACCGCGACTCCGGCAAGGAGGTGCTGATCCGGCTCGTCGAGTACGCCGGGCGGATGCACACCGCCCGGCTGCTCGACTCGGTCGGCTGA
- a CDS encoding PPOX class F420-dependent oxidoreductase: MAEKMTDAQWREFVSHGTRTAKLSTVRADGSPHVAPIWFLLDGDEVVFNTGKETVKGRNIVRDGRIALCVDDDRPPYSFVVLQGRARVSEDLDEVRHWATRIGARYMGEERAEEFGARNGVPGELLVRVPVDKVLAQRDVAN; this comes from the coding sequence ATGGCAGAGAAGATGACCGACGCGCAATGGCGGGAGTTCGTCTCCCATGGCACCCGTACCGCAAAGCTCTCCACGGTCCGGGCTGACGGCAGCCCGCATGTGGCTCCGATCTGGTTCCTGCTGGACGGGGACGAGGTGGTGTTCAACACCGGCAAGGAAACCGTGAAGGGGCGCAACATCGTCCGGGACGGCCGGATCGCCCTGTGCGTGGACGACGACCGGCCGCCGTACTCCTTCGTGGTGCTGCAGGGCCGCGCCCGTGTCTCGGAGGACCTGGACGAGGTGCGGCACTGGGCCACCCGGATCGGCGCCCGGTACATGGGCGAGGAGCGAGCCGAGGAGTTCGGCGCGCGCAACGGCGTCCCCGGCGAACTCCTCGTCCGTGTACCGGTCGACAAGGTGCTGGCGCAGCGGGACGTCGCGAACTGA
- a CDS encoding roadblock/LC7 domain-containing protein translates to MVQNQGLDWLLDDLTERVHEVRHALVLSNDGLVTGASTGLRREDAEHLAAVSSGLHSLAKGSGRHFGAGSVRQTMIEFDDAVLFVTAAGTGSCLCVLSGAEADIGQIAYEMTLLVNRVGEHLDVDARQPEPKPITDL, encoded by the coding sequence ATGGTGCAGAACCAGGGACTCGACTGGCTGCTGGACGACCTGACCGAGCGCGTCCACGAAGTGCGGCACGCACTGGTCCTGTCCAACGACGGCCTGGTGACCGGCGCGAGCACCGGACTGCGCCGCGAGGACGCGGAGCACCTCGCGGCTGTGTCATCCGGGCTGCACAGCCTGGCCAAGGGCTCGGGACGGCACTTCGGCGCGGGCAGCGTACGCCAGACGATGATCGAGTTCGACGACGCGGTGCTCTTCGTCACCGCCGCCGGAACGGGAAGTTGTCTGTGCGTCCTCAGCGGCGCGGAGGCGGACATAGGCCAGATCGCCTACGAGATGACATTGCTGGTCAACCGGGTCGGCGAGCACCTCGACGTGGATGCGCGCCAGCCCGAGCCAAAACCGATCACGGACCTCTGA
- a CDS encoding DUF6397 family protein, with the protein MSHTGTTSDRLTCAPSRAVRELGLKRGEFDLAVHLGLIRTVPDEGGGGPRVALAEIDRLRSGDGFPDVLRDRVATVGTTEGAKLMEVAPTRFTSLARYGLLIPVKFYLNRYRAVVWLYLAEELRQFAAERCHARLLTARRTPPEIRDALKAGMDRRPRNWRGRHIGFLTRQAGDDPWARAAAVACLLDPADVADVVRDPCERTRLARCRPRLPAHGAPGSPGAELAETLMTASEPDEVAWFRADLAHTMETARRHHPVADALSPEPSAGPDPLAPPPAPSAGPDPLAPPPAPAADRSAPTCPTPRHGLLSRLRPKHRRPAG; encoded by the coding sequence ATGTCGCACACCGGCACGACGTCCGACCGCCTTACCTGCGCCCCGAGCCGGGCCGTCCGCGAACTGGGCCTCAAACGGGGTGAGTTCGATCTCGCAGTGCACCTGGGGCTCATCCGAACTGTGCCCGACGAAGGCGGCGGAGGGCCTCGTGTGGCCCTGGCGGAGATCGACCGCCTGCGTTCCGGAGACGGCTTCCCGGACGTGCTGCGAGACCGCGTCGCGACCGTCGGCACCACTGAAGGCGCCAAGCTCATGGAGGTGGCGCCCACCAGGTTCACGAGCCTCGCGCGCTATGGCCTGCTGATCCCGGTGAAGTTCTACCTCAACCGCTACCGTGCGGTCGTCTGGCTGTATCTGGCCGAGGAGCTGAGGCAGTTCGCTGCCGAGAGGTGCCACGCCCGGCTGTTGACCGCCCGCCGCACTCCCCCGGAGATCCGCGACGCGCTGAAAGCCGGAATGGACCGGCGGCCCCGCAACTGGCGTGGGCGGCACATCGGATTTCTGACGCGTCAGGCGGGGGACGACCCTTGGGCGCGTGCGGCGGCGGTCGCCTGCCTCCTCGACCCGGCAGACGTGGCGGACGTCGTACGCGACCCCTGCGAGCGCACCCGCCTGGCCCGCTGCCGCCCCCGGCTCCCGGCGCACGGCGCCCCCGGTTCACCCGGCGCCGAGCTGGCCGAGACGCTGATGACGGCGAGCGAGCCGGACGAAGTGGCCTGGTTCCGCGCGGACCTGGCCCACACGATGGAAACGGCCCGACGGCACCACCCCGTGGCGGACGCACTCTCCCCGGAACCCTCGGCTGGGCCGGATCCGCTCGCGCCACCCCCGGCACCCTCGGCTGGGCCGGATCCGCTGGCGCCACCCCCGGCTCCGGCGGCAGACCGGTCCGCGCCCACGTGCCCCACCCCTCGCCACGGCCTGCTGAGCCGGCTCCGCCCGAAGCATCGGCGGCCGGCCGGATGA
- a CDS encoding VOC family protein produces the protein MFGTTKAFSGFSVNDIDAAKAFYADTLGLRVSEENGMLILHIAGDRDTLVYPKPDHTPATFTVLNFPVDDIEAAVDELAKRGVPFERYDHLKTDDKGIFRGGGPLIAWFTDPAGNVLSVLQES, from the coding sequence ATGTTCGGTACGACGAAGGCGTTCAGCGGCTTCTCCGTGAACGACATCGACGCGGCGAAGGCGTTCTACGCCGACACACTGGGGCTCCGGGTGTCGGAGGAGAACGGGATGCTGATCCTGCACATCGCGGGTGACCGGGACACCCTCGTCTACCCCAAGCCGGACCACACCCCGGCGACGTTCACCGTCCTCAACTTCCCGGTCGACGACATCGAGGCCGCGGTCGACGAGCTGGCGAAAAGAGGGGTGCCTTTCGAGCGCTACGACCACCTCAAGACGGACGACAAGGGCATCTTCCGTGGCGGCGGCCCGCTGATCGCCTGGTTCACCGACCCTGCGGGGAACGTGCTGTCCGTCCTCCAGGAAAGCTGA
- a CDS encoding Fpg/Nei family DNA glycosylase translates to MPELPDVEGFRRVLESCAKGRVIRRVDVRDAGVLHGVDARRLRDALEGRRFGTPARHGKWLLARTGGPTLVLHFGMTGRLVCGHAEDPVEAHDRVLFTLGRGRQWRFRDQRKLQGLWLAHDESDVEGLLRRQGPDALAVGRAEFEEVLSSRRGHLKTALTDQSALAGLGNLLADEILWRARLRPDRGASDLTRDDRRRLYDEMRRSLRSSVAAGCVPPRDSWLTGHRDDQDPRCPRCDTGLRRSRMGGRGTVWCPQCQPDG, encoded by the coding sequence GTGCCCGAACTCCCCGACGTCGAGGGTTTCAGGCGGGTGCTCGAGTCCTGCGCGAAGGGACGCGTCATCCGGCGCGTCGACGTGCGGGATGCGGGCGTCCTGCACGGCGTCGATGCCCGGCGGCTGCGGGACGCGCTGGAGGGGCGGCGGTTCGGCACACCGGCGCGGCACGGCAAGTGGCTGCTCGCCCGCACCGGCGGCCCCACCCTCGTCCTGCACTTCGGCATGACCGGGCGCCTCGTCTGCGGGCATGCCGAGGACCCGGTCGAAGCCCATGACCGCGTCCTGTTCACCCTGGGCCGCGGCCGCCAGTGGCGCTTCCGTGACCAGCGCAAACTGCAGGGACTCTGGCTGGCACACGACGAGTCCGACGTCGAGGGGCTGCTGCGGCGGCAGGGGCCCGATGCCCTGGCGGTGGGCCGTGCGGAGTTCGAGGAGGTGCTGTCGTCGCGCCGGGGGCATCTCAAGACAGCCCTCACCGACCAGTCCGCTCTCGCCGGTCTCGGCAATCTGCTCGCCGACGAGATCCTGTGGCGGGCCCGGCTGCGCCCCGACCGCGGGGCAAGCGACCTGACCCGGGATGACCGTCGCCGGCTGTACGACGAAATGCGACGCAGCTTGCGCTCGTCCGTCGCCGCCGGCTGCGTACCGCCGCGTGACTCCTGGCTCACCGGTCACCGGGACGACCAGGACCCGAGGTGTCCGCGGTGCGACACCGGGCTGCGCAGGTCGCGGATGGGCGGGCGGGGCACGGTGTGGTGCCCGCAGTGCCAGCCCGACGGGTGA
- a CDS encoding SDR family NAD(P)-dependent oxidoreductase, protein MMGRLSERLAIVTGGAGSIGSAVATAFAADGARVAIADIQDADGTDLAAGLGGRSRFQHAPIPA, encoded by the coding sequence ATGATGGGACGCCTCAGCGAACGGTTGGCGATCGTCACCGGTGGGGCCGGAAGCATCGGCAGCGCGGTGGCTACTGCTTTCGCGGCCGATGGTGCCCGCGTCGCGATCGCCGACATCCAGGATGCCGACGGAACCGACCTCGCCGCCGGCCTCGGCGGCCGAAGCCGTTTCCAGCACGCGCCGATACCGGCGTAG
- a CDS encoding DMT family transporter, giving the protein MAGAGTADVTRPPIREVATLHTVFPVVFAICAAFSNAVATVLQRKAALTVPASQGLRAGLIADLLRRPVWLAGILAVIGAAVCQALALATGPLTIVQPLFVLELPLTLVVASLLMHRHLPGKGWLAVTVVVAGLAVALAAASPAGNRTHVALDRWIPALAVCAGAVIALAVAALRRPEGRARAACLGAATAISYAVTAALMKAAMHILDEQGLVGFLTAWQTYAFAATGVGALFLLENAMQAGPLVASQPALTLGDALVSLALGITLYEETIRTGWWLLPQLFGVALIAAGVFALARIPFTQSLVAPDEERETAAAP; this is encoded by the coding sequence ATGGCAGGAGCAGGCACCGCCGACGTCACACGCCCGCCGATCCGGGAGGTGGCAACGCTGCACACCGTGTTCCCCGTCGTGTTCGCGATCTGCGCCGCCTTCAGCAACGCCGTCGCGACCGTGCTGCAACGCAAGGCGGCGCTCACCGTGCCCGCCTCCCAGGGTTTGCGGGCCGGGCTGATCGCCGATCTGCTGCGCCGGCCCGTGTGGCTGGCCGGGATCCTCGCGGTGATCGGCGCCGCCGTCTGCCAGGCGCTGGCGCTGGCCACCGGCCCGCTGACGATCGTGCAGCCGCTGTTCGTCCTTGAGCTGCCGCTCACGCTCGTCGTCGCGTCGCTGCTGATGCACCGGCATCTGCCGGGCAAGGGCTGGCTGGCCGTGACGGTGGTGGTGGCCGGTCTCGCGGTCGCGCTCGCCGCCGCCTCCCCCGCCGGCAACCGTACCCATGTGGCGCTGGACCGCTGGATTCCCGCGCTCGCCGTGTGCGCGGGGGCGGTCATCGCTCTCGCTGTCGCCGCCCTCCGGCGCCCGGAGGGCCGGGCCCGGGCGGCCTGCCTGGGCGCCGCGACAGCGATCAGCTACGCGGTGACCGCGGCACTGATGAAGGCCGCCATGCACATCCTCGACGAACAGGGCCTCGTGGGCTTCCTCACCGCCTGGCAGACCTACGCCTTCGCCGCCACGGGCGTGGGCGCGCTGTTCCTGCTGGAGAACGCCATGCAGGCCGGTCCGCTGGTCGCCTCGCAGCCCGCGCTCACCCTCGGCGACGCTCTGGTGAGCCTCGCGCTGGGCATCACCCTGTACGAGGAGACCATCCGCACCGGGTGGTGGCTGCTGCCGCAGCTGTTCGGCGTCGCGCTGATCGCCGCGGGGGTGTTCGCGCTGGCCCGGATTCCGTTCACGCAGTCGCTGGTGGCTCCGGACGAGGAACGCGAGACCGCGGCGGCACCCTGA
- a CDS encoding acyl-CoA thioesterase — MTTNPAERLVDLLDLEQIEVNIFRGRSPQESLQRVFGGQVAGQALVAAGRTTEGDRPVHSLHAYFLRPGRPGVPIVYQVEHVRDGRSFTTRRVTAVQQGRTIFNLTASFHKPEEGSFEHQLPPAREVPDPESLPTVTDEIREHLGALPEQLERMARRQPFDIRYVDRLRWTAAEVEDAEPRSAVWMRAVGPLGDDPLVHTCALTYASDMTLLDAVRIPVEPLWGPRGFDLASLDHAMWFHRPFRADDWLLYDQESPIAVGGRGLARGRIYDREGRLVVSVVQEGLFRKLG; from the coding sequence ATGACGACGAACCCGGCCGAGAGGCTCGTCGATCTGCTCGACCTGGAGCAGATCGAGGTCAACATCTTCCGCGGGCGCAGCCCGCAGGAGTCCCTGCAGCGGGTCTTCGGCGGGCAGGTGGCGGGGCAGGCGCTGGTCGCCGCGGGCCGCACCACGGAGGGCGACCGCCCGGTGCACTCGCTGCACGCGTACTTCCTGCGTCCGGGCCGGCCGGGCGTGCCGATCGTCTACCAGGTCGAGCATGTGCGCGACGGGCGGTCGTTCACCACCCGCCGGGTCACCGCCGTGCAGCAGGGCCGCACGATCTTCAACCTCACCGCCTCCTTCCACAAGCCGGAGGAGGGCAGCTTCGAGCACCAGCTGCCGCCGGCCCGCGAGGTCCCCGACCCGGAGTCCCTGCCCACCGTCACGGACGAGATCCGGGAGCACTTGGGCGCACTGCCCGAGCAGCTGGAACGCATGGCCCGGCGCCAGCCCTTCGACATCCGCTACGTGGACCGGCTGCGCTGGACCGCCGCGGAGGTCGAGGACGCCGAGCCGCGCAGCGCGGTGTGGATGCGCGCGGTCGGGCCGCTCGGCGACGACCCGCTCGTGCACACCTGCGCCCTCACCTACGCCAGCGACATGACCCTCCTGGACGCCGTACGCATCCCGGTCGAACCGCTGTGGGGCCCGCGCGGCTTCGACCTGGCGTCGCTGGACCACGCGATGTGGTTCCACCGCCCGTTCCGCGCGGACGACTGGCTCCTCTACGACCAGGAGTCGCCGATCGCGGTCGGGGGCCGCGGCCTGGCCCGGGGGCGGATCTACGACCGTGAGGGCCGGCTGGTCGTGTCCGTGGTGCAGGAAGGGCTCTTCCGCAAGCTGGGCTGA